A stretch of DNA from Maridesulfovibrio sp.:
ATCCAGCGGCAGAGTACGGCCAGCAGCCAGAGACGATGCCCGTCCCGACGAATCCTGCGCGGATTTCCAGAAATCATTTTCTTCACATAGCCGCGTTCAAGATAATTCCACAGCGGATGGTTCCCATCGGTTACGGCCTTTTCCACTCTCTGCCGGAATATTGTCCCGGCCCAATCTCCTACCGGCACGGAAAAACCTGTTTTGGGCCGGTAGATTATTTCGCGGGGCAGGTATTTTGCGGCCAGCTTCTTGAGCAGATATTTCGTTTCGCCGTTTCTGATCTTTAGTTCCGGTGGCAGGGTTGCCGCGAATTCGAAAAGCCGGTGATCCATCAATGGCGAACGGGTCTCAAGAGAATTGTGCATCCCGGCGATGTCCATTTTCACCAGCAGGTCGCAGGCAAAGTAATGCCTGTAGTCGATATTCTGCAGCCTGCACATGAGCGGACCTGAAAGAGGAAGTTCGGAAATAAGCCTTTGCTCATACTCGCAGCGGTTATCAAGAACCTGCCCGAACATTTCCGGCCTATAGAGTCCCTTGCGGTACTGCGAGGAAAAAAAGTGATTGAAGCGGACCACCTTCATGTACGGAGAAAGCGCGGAACAGCTTCGGTCCGCGAATTTCAGCATGGCCGGGCCTGAACAGAGCCTGTTTGCAACTCCTTCCAGAAAACAACCGGCGCGGTATCCGGCTGCGGCCAGCGGTGTCATCATCCGGCGCAGTTTCTTGGGATTGTACTTGCCGTACCCCCCCATCAGTTCATCACCGCCGTCTCCGTTCAGGGCAACCTTGACTTCGGAAGCCGCGTGGGCGCAGACGAACAGGCTGGGCAGAGCCGAATTGTCCCCGTACGGTTCTCCGTAGGCATTGACCATGCTGTCGAAAAGTCCGCAGGCGGTGGTTTCATCAAGTGAGGCAGGTTTGTGGATTGAATTGCAGGTGTCCGCAGCCTTCTGTGCGTACTCCAGTTCACTCTTGCCGTAATCGAAACCAACGGAAAAAGTCTTCAGCCGCATGCCGGATTCCCTTGCGGCCACAGCTGCCACAAGGCTGGAATCCACCCCGCCGCTGAGCAGCACGCCGACCTCCACATCGGAACGCATGCGCAGCCGCACGGATTCACGGACCATCTCTTCAAGCTGCTCCAGCGCGGCGTCTTCACTTATGGAATAATCCGGTTCGAAATCTATTGCCCAATATCGTTTCAGCTCCATACGGCCATCTTTGAAACGGGCGTAATGGGCCGGGGGCAGCTTTTCACAGCCCTCGTAAATGGTGAAAGGATAAGGGATGAACTGGTAGGCCAGAAAAAGGTCCATGGCCCGGATGCTTATTTCCGGTCGTTGCGGCAGCAGTCCGAGCAGAGCATCCAATTCGGAAGCAAAG
This window harbors:
- the asnB gene encoding asparagine synthase (glutamine-hydrolyzing); its protein translation is MCGIIGAVNSAFDTNFDLSSLRHRGPDGQGEWRDGNFCHLGHTRLSIIDLDHRSSQPMISRSGRHVIVFNGEIYNYRELQREFLADFDFRTTSDTEVLLEMWESMGPECLNHLRGMFAFAVWDVREKELFLARDRMGKKPIVFHCGNGTLSFASELDALLGLLPQRPEISIRAMDLFLAYQFIPYPFTIYEGCEKLPPAHYARFKDGRMELKRYWAIDFEPDYSISEDAALEQLEEMVRESVRLRMRSDVEVGVLLSGGVDSSLVAAVAARESGMRLKTFSVGFDYGKSELEYAQKAADTCNSIHKPASLDETTACGLFDSMVNAYGEPYGDNSALPSLFVCAHAASEVKVALNGDGGDELMGGYGKYNPKKLRRMMTPLAAAGYRAGCFLEGVANRLCSGPAMLKFADRSCSALSPYMKVVRFNHFFSSQYRKGLYRPEMFGQVLDNRCEYEQRLISELPLSGPLMCRLQNIDYRHYFACDLLVKMDIAGMHNSLETRSPLMDHRLFEFAATLPPELKIRNGETKYLLKKLAAKYLPREIIYRPKTGFSVPVGDWAGTIFRQRVEKAVTDGNHPLWNYLERGYVKKMISGNPRRIRRDGHRLWLLAVLCRWMETHS